caagacattaaattcacataaaatcaatttgggaatcttaagcacataaaggcttttcatacaatttgacataacaacctttatttcgatcatgacttgaagtcttaacattcctaacacatattccatatttttgaacacatcctcacatggaaagatgacatgataaagcatttagaataaatattgaacattcatccttcaacacaaacacaatagcaatagccaattcaataatggtcaaggacttacaccaattacatgaacaccgtgggattcgattctaagaagaagggggtttagccaacatacctcaattgagcttccttaaacttttaagacaTTCCGGAATTCTAaggaacttcaatctattttaaaaatataacaagttgaaccaaaattaggaatatgatcatgattctagctcatttgagcatattatcataCACTAGGtgagcatcaatgttttaagacccttttgttgaagattccatcattccccaacccattctctacaaTTTTTAGCTCACAAACATCGTacatacttcaagaatacatgcatgcaagacaataacccccacacccaataattatctccctaattaccccattttttgtaaatttttgaaattaagagctagggcatagattcttacctttaggatgaagactttctttgttaatcatcaatgattgagcaagaatagatggataataggttgaaggttactcccccacacTAAGCACtttttctcactctaaaagtatcagaTTTTACTCCAAATATGATCCTTTGCGTAGATATATCGAAGtagggttgggttataaaaacttaaaaatgaagccccgagataggatctgcggtccgcatataaGCCGCTCAAATTGGGTGCCAAAATTGGAAAGAAGCTAATTGGATccgcggtcactatgcggcccgcagacccgttctgcggtcgcataatgcaccgcagaatctCCCTTTGCAAAACTCCAAGGCTGATTGTGCGTCAAGAGTGCAGCACGCGAAATGGTTATGAGTTTGCATAATGGTCCGCGAAATCTCTTTTGGTTAGTGGgataaacttctctaagaagagagtTGACAATTAGGCCTATGTTAGAGGAAGTGACCCTACTAGTCTGCTCTGCTCATAAGTCTTCCACCACCTTATGGCTGGCCCTCTcaactgaaatatagtgaaatcaAGTCCATTGGACTCCACAAGCCCAAATTATGTAGAATCTCATGACACATGTGCAAGAACTCCTGAGCGTCAGCTGTGGGAACACCATTAAATCATGGAGGATCTAACTTCTAGCATCAATCCATCCTCTCTGCTCCTCAATAGCTATAGCATGTCTAACCTTGGGCCTGACTATAACAACAGGCTGACCCGTTCCAACTGGTAGAACAACCGAAACTTTTGGAGTCTAAAATATAGCAGTTGCTTGCTCCGAGGGTGAATAGCTAAGGTCAGTGCACCACCTCTAGTCTGAGAAGTAAATAGAATCAAATTAACCATCACGGCCTGTGCCAAGAGATCAAAATAAATGAAGATCCGGAACATagtgtcctgaagcactggggtaGCAATAAAACCCTTGAGAACCTGAGTCGGACCCGGTGGAACAACATGAGTTGGAGCTTGGTCCACTACTAGAGATACATGTGGCTCCTCAGAAACTGATCTAGCAAAAGCACAAGTGACTTCAGGTGCTCCACCCCTCACAGGTAACTCTAGCCCTGTTACGGCCCCTGCCTCTCACGGCTCCGGCCTAAGATATTAGCTCCTGCTAAGTTGACATGGATgaacgtgttctcaccatctgtgataaaATAGAAGAGTAAAAATTCAAACTTTAGGATAAAATAAAATCGTACGataaagaaaggaagaaagtgaagtttcctactTGTcccatagcctctcaaagataagcacagatgtctctgtaccgatccacaagactctactagacatgctcATGAGACATAGAACCCATGAACCTAAAGCTCTTATAACAActttgtcatgacctaaaatttCACCAacggtcgtgatgacacctaacccccGACGCTAGCTAAACCAATATCCAAACATAGATCAAACTAAGTATAACAACATATGATATATCTGTCATAGCCTAAATAAGCAGAATGGATCCTTCAACAACAATAAATACATAAATACTATGTTAATAATTTCCCCAAAACCTGATACTACGAAGTCCTAAGCTCTAAAATAAGATGTAATGGAATCTATCGATAATATAAATAGTGTTTGAAATGTAAATAACAATATGATAAAAGAAGGAAGTGGACTTCAAGGGTATGCGGGCGATCATTTAGCACTACCTCAAGTTTCCTATATTAGCTACTGGGCAAACTCCTAAGGTCTACTTGAGACAACgtctgaatctgcacaaaaagtgcaaaattatagtatgagtatgagacaacgtgtactcagtaagtatcaagactagcctCTGTGAGGTAGAAACAAGGTTCAAGTCATGTGACACTGCTAACAGATAAATCTATACAAATCATATTTAAACACATCGAGATTATGAAAAGAGATACAATACTGTAAAAGAATATATCATGAGATGTCAACTCAACATAGATAGTTCTATCCCGTCTATCAAGTCTAAAGTGTGTAATAGAGGCATCAAGTAGCCTGTTGGAAGACAAACATAAGAAGCATATAGTATGCGTGATGTGGCATAAAGGATTTACTTGAATGGTCAAAGATTCCACCTTCATGCTCAAAACTCACCACATCAGATTCCACATCAGAATCAACCAGAAATCAATCAAGTTCTCACAACCTACATGTACACTatcaagagagaaaaataaaagggAGACCCTAGGTGGTGGATCCATATCCATACATTGAACAGAACGTGACCAGCATGTACAATGCACGACAAATATCTCGTGTCAAAACAATATCATTTCACAACAATCACATACAGAAACCTTGTACAATATCCATATCAATCCGCTCAATATGTCCAAATGTTCCATAATCATAATAATGCAAAATATTATCTCTTCTTCGTGGATACATATgctcaaaaataatcaatagaatgtacaaggacataataaataaagtatagaTGTGTGCTCAAGATATAAAGCATGACTACCAATAAATCAAGTATATCAACAATTTCACGAATATCCCCATCTTGGCCAATTAAGATGTAGTAATCTTAAACATGGCTATTAGCATGAAAGATTAAGCTTACATATTCATACAATTTATTACAAAATAAATAACGAAAGACACACAATCAAACAAGGCATAATGAAAATCTAAAATCTAACTGAGACATGAATAACATATCGCACCTGCACATACGCTCGCTAGCTCAAATATACGTTTCTCCACATATTTCAATTAAGCAAACAAGGTCATATCATAATGGGTAttccctcaaatcatgaattaggcAACATACTAACCTTTTCAAACAAGCTTTAGCCTCCAAATACGCCTATACCTCTAATAGGGACCTTCCAATGCTCTGAATCTAGTAAAATAATGCTCAACACGATCAAATAGAGTCAGAGACAATCTCCCCACAATAGAGGTTCCATCTTTAATCAAATCTCAAAAGTCAATAAGAAGTCAACCCGGGTCCACATGATTAAAATCGAGTCTAGGGGTAGATCCtgtttacccataacctcaagagtccaaatatatgtttaGATTCCATATTTGCATTTAAATCAGTGTTTAACACATTAAAATgcactctcttaagttgtagacaaaacCCAAAAATTTTACTTTAAAATTCCATGCTTTAGGTGTAGAAATATAGGGTAATCAAGATATATGATCAACTCcaagtgaaaattacttacaCTTAAGAATATAGTGAAATCCCTCTTTAAAATCTCCTCTTCACGTTCTCCGGAACTCAAAAATAGTAAAAAATGTGCTAAGtctcaaaatttggacttaaaaatACCCTGCCAGTAATACCTTTCGTGATTGTTGTCACCACCATGCGATCACGCATCACTAACGTCCAACCCTTCGTGATCACGGTCAAATCCCACACGATTGCGATGAACAAACCTGCCCAACCAGCctttcctctatgcgatcgcatctaCCCACAACATATCATGATGCACTGACCAAGAGGTCCTATGCGAACACGACCCTCACTACACGATTGAGATTCTACTTCATTTGTCCCaaattactctatgcgatcgcgatatTAGCTCTACGATCGCGATGAACACCCCTGATAGCAGCAAAATTTGCAACATCCAGACATGCTCTAGGttgtctgaaactcacctgagccttcTGGACACCGTCTAATTATTttaacaagtccataaatactatCCAGACCAACTCAATATCTCAAAACACATACGGAATTATCACATCTGAGAATCAAAGACCAAACCATATGTTGagctctcttaagttcataaacttttatACTTCCAACCAAGTTCCTGGTTCATACTTAGACACCTCAGATCTCAACCAATTTTTGCACTGAATTTTAATTCAGCTACATGAACATATTCATAGTTCTGAAATACCAATCAGAGTTTggtatcaccaaagtcaactattggtcaaacttataaactctaaaattcttcaaaatgccaactttcgacaaatagtgttGAATCCTCCTAGGAACCTCCATAACCAAATTCGAATATATGCATAAGTCTAAAAGCATTGTACGAACTCAtcgaaaccttcaaatcaccaatCTGAAGTCGTTTAAACTaaattcaaaccttggtcaactcttcaaacttCAAGCCTCAAACTAGAAAATAAGTGCTCCAAATCACTTCTAGACCCTACAAAAACCAAAACATTCATCCCCACAAGTCACATAGCATCAATTGAACTTATGAAAAGTATCAAATAGAGAATGGGATAGAACTCAAACCAACTGGTCGGGTCATTGCATCCTCCCTTTCTTACGCTTTAATTATGTGAATTTTCAGTAtatgatagtaggctataattgcgtgttttagttgcttatcgcactctaatttactggactttaattgagtttgatcgttaatcgctagtgttttgcactaattatgtgtttaatgccttgtaggagtgatcccgagttatgtagatgttatggcaTAAATTCAAGCTATTCTGTAGCTTTGAAGTGTGCGTAAAAtctcaaggattaagttgggatcgtgttcggggatcaacgaaTAATCATGCACTTAATGAAAGAAACGGAGAATCGAGCAGGATGCCACCCAAGTGCACGAGAGCGTACTGGGCGCCCATGTGAGGCAGAATACCTTCCAAAGTGCGCGGCCATATGTGTGAGCACACTCTCAGGTGTGTGGCCGCGCAAGTCCTATTCTGAAAAGAGTCCTATTTCGAGTAGGAGATGGTGTgttcatttgggcccgaccctacttggtataaatacatgtaaaaatggtatttttgggaattttgatacatctaagacctaaggaggctaaggagaagtgggagaGGCAAGAGCACaaagatttcatcattcaatcctcattcaagacaagagtttggatcgtttatgcTTTCTTTTAACTtgaacttatttgtgatgaattactccatatctatagagtagttctctttagggtttgatggatttggtgtattgatatttgtttgtgggtTATTAATTCTAGTTTGTatatattgaatcattttgggcattttaattgttgcatctattttcacatgttcatatatcgaaagaggcataacttgtgttgtttttgcattatcttgttggttgaattcattgattcttcttagtaatcgaaagaggctagttgaattattatttagacctagttaggaggataattgaaagaggttttcctaaagaccaatctactacgaattcttgcatatcttcaccgaacataaattggttcataatgtgaggttgagacttaatcgagagaggagtttctattgaacgtttgaactaataattgagtgaattcgagagactcacttgaaccttaggaGTGAAAtagctagagttaaatcccagacaagtatcttgcacctatccaatcaaccctattttctcccattcatatcgtctttgcttactcttgttgcgattgtcattagccaatagtttatacttttagttaattttatttctaatcacacaaatctaaattgtaGATCATCTTAGATAGAAAttaaactagaagctacgaaaacactgtttaaatccaatccctgtagatacaatatttttctatactatattcgactagcgagcatatttaagtgtgtgttttgcccTCGTCAATTTTGGCGTTGTTGCCCGGGATTGGCAATttatagtgtttgaaatagtttgtggtgctaattcaggaagttttctttttattttattttttctctttttatgtttGGTGTTACTTGATTGTGCGCGGGCTACATGTTAGATTGGTCCATGACTCGATTCTCTGGGAAGGAAGTGCTCGCATATGAACCAAAAATCGAGAAACAACtgcgacagttgaggaaggaaagaaaccTCCCTGAGAATacagagaaggttgggcaatcctcaaccaaggaaGTTATGGTGGGAGATgaggataatgttgatttggctgcaagagaggcagcacaGCAAAGAGAAAAAGTTGCACGAGATGTTGAAGAGACATCTCCtcgaaatgcacaacttgtctatgaACAGGAGAGGGCTCGGAGAATTGCTCTGAATCTACCTTTGGGTGCAGAACAATTTAGAAATATAGCTCCCGATGATGGGCGACCACTGgatgattatgctagaccggtttACAACCAAGGCATaccaagtgtgagaccacctccagttgcagctAATAGTTTTGAGATAAAGCAGGGGTTGCTTCAAACTCTTCAAAACAATTGTGTCTTTAGAGGAAAGATGAAcaaagatccaaacaatcatcagatggacttcgaggagattatgaaaacctttcaatataatggtgtgtcacaagatgcagtttacttaagggcattccccttcacactcaaagacgatgcaaagtactggcttcgaagcttgcctaatAGATCGATTAGAACATTGGATGAGTGGACCAGAAAATATCTTGAAAAATATTTCTcttcagctaagacgggcaagtttagaagataaatccataaattctgccagaaagagactgaaactgtgtttgaagcttgggagaggtttaaggagatagttcgaaagtatcaacatagcggaattgaactctagatgcaactccaggataTTTGGCATGGATTGACACCAGCCTCATGAAGAACATTGAGTAATGtagctggaggcccgttgatggAGAAGACTCTAGAGGAGCTAGTcacaattctagatgagttatctgaagatgcaaatcagcggccctctgaaattgctgaaagaagaagatcactTGGttttcaccaagttgatgctaacacatctatacaggtacagcttgatgccatggaaaaagaaataaagaagctGACTTTAGCTTCGATACACAGGAAACCACATGCAGCATGTGACGTATGTGGAAAAGGaaaccctactcatgagtgtcaagcctcaatcgAGGAAGTTAATGCTGTCGGGAAATATAACTTCAAAGCAATGGGTCCGAagcaccccggtttttcatggagttcacttgGGGGTACCGCAAATATATGGCAACAAAACAATCCCAGATTTCAAGgacaaggagctcctggttttgCTAATCAGCCGAGGCCGCAGTGCCAGGCTCAACATTCCACTCGGCCTAggctagaagatctaatgaagtcctTCATTGTCAAGATCGATGAGAGATTAGATTCTAATAGTTAAACTATCAAAGAACTTGGAACTGGTTTGCGAAAtttggagaagcaagtgggacaaattgcaaatGTATTGTCTTAGAGAATCCCAAGTACTCTGCCAGCTGATACTAAAAGGAaccccaaagaaacagtgaattttgtgaccttgagaagcagGCAAGTGCTGAAAGATCCCACTTCAGTCCAAAAGGATGTGGTACTTAAAAACTGAAGGTGATCAGAGAatgaaaggcaagaagggagatGACAACAAGAAAAAGGAGGACACTTCGAGAAAGGAAGATCGGAATGAGAGCGAGCACATGACTActctaccttttccccaaaagctgtatagagaaaagttggacaagcagtttgagaaatTTCTAGAGATGCTGAGGCAGGTTAATGTAAACTTGTCATTCAcataagtgctctcacaaatgccaggttatgccaaattcttgaaggagatccttacaaagaagaggagaATAGAAGaaacctcagtggtcaagctcacagattattgcagtgcaatcttgcaaaacaaattcctacaaaagtgtggagatccagggagttttactataccttgcttgTTAGgtactcttaattttgataagtctttatgtgattctagtacctcaattaatttaatgcatTTGTCTATTTACAAGAAATTGGAGaatgagcttggagagataaggcctacgccaatatctttgcagttggcataccaaacaactataatactcgaggagatagtggaagatgtcttaattcgggtagataagtttgtatttcctgtagatttcatagtggtgaaGATGGAGGAAAATAAAGAGCTCCCTcttatcttaggaagaccattatTAGCGACGGGCAGAGCAATATTAGACATACATGGT
This sequence is a window from Nicotiana tomentosiformis chromosome 5, ASM39032v3, whole genome shotgun sequence. Protein-coding genes within it:
- the LOC138892349 gene encoding uncharacterized protein; amino-acid sequence: MPGYAKFLKEILTKKRRIEETSVVKLTDYCSAILQNKFLQKCGDPGSFTIPCLLGTLNFDKSLCDSSTSINLMHLSIYKKLENELGEIRPTPISLQLAYQTTIILEEIVEDVLIRVDKFVFPVDFIVVKMEENKELPLILGRPLLATGRAILDIHGRKLMLRVGEETVTFEMNVEMGVRKEKLAASVKWRVKSSKEKVPMIEKDKCGVYPKKAEKKLSA